The nucleotide sequence TATTTTTTCGCAATCAAAATGGATGATGAAAGTAGCAAGATTACTCATTGTTTTTGGGCTAATTCTATATGTAGAAGATCATATCATGCATTTGGTGATGTACTAGTTTTTGATACAACTTATAACACTAACCGTTACGGGTTGATATTTGCACCATTTGTGGGAGTGAATCATCACGGTCAAAGTATACTCTTGGCATGTGCCTTCTTAAGTGATGAGACAACCGAATCATTTGAGTGGCTCCTACAACAGTTATTGACAGTCATGCCAGCAGGTGCTCCAAAAATGATTATCACTGATCAGGATCCTGCTATGAGTAGAGCCATTGCCGAGTTATGCCCAAACACTATACACAGATATTGTATGTGGCATATTCTCAGCAAGTTCTCAGAGAAACTAGATCCAGTCAAATGGAAAGAACACTCCCAACAGTTTCATAAGTGCATATGGGATTCAGAGAGTCCAGATAAATTTGAAGTTACATGGTCCAAGGTGATTGATCAAAGTGGTATGTCCGACAATGAGTGGTTGAAAGGGTTGTATGATATTCGTTTCAAATGGATTCCCGCTTATGTAAACAAGACATTCTCCGCGGGTATGTTGTTTCCATTGTTACTAATTATGAAGTTTGTTTCTATGtactatattattattttttaacttGATTGTTATTTGTCAGGTATGTCTAGTAGTCAAAGGGCAGAAAGCTGTCATTCCTTTTTCAAGCATTACGTGTCGAAGAAAAACACATTGATGGATTTTGTGGTTAGATTTACACGGGCACTTAAACACCAACGACATCAAGAGTTATGTCTTGACCATAAAGATATCAATGAGCAGCCTATCATGAAGACTACATGGCCAGTAGAGAAAAAGATGAGTGAGTTATTCACACAAagcatattttataaatttcaagCTGAATTGTTCCAAAGCATGGCTTATATAGTAGTAGTTGATCAAGAGATACAAGATAAGTGCATGTATAATGTTACGAGGGCTGAATGTAATGATGGTCGGGCAAGAAAAGTCATATTAGATAAGTCCATCAATTATCGAAGTTGCAGTTGCAAAAAATTTAAGTCTTGTGGAATTCTTTGTCGGCATATTTTTGCTACCTTCAACAGGAATCAATTGCAACAACCTTTGTCTAGTGTTTATATATTACCTAGATGGACGAAGGCTGCAAAATCATTTAGTACATTTAGGCATGGAGGTGATGGTGGGATAAATAGTTGTGAGGATTCTCTAGTTGTACATCACATTACCTTACATAAACTTGCGTCGAATataattgatgatgctttgatgTCTCGCGAGACTTGTATGTTGGCGAAAGAAACATTTGAGTCTCTTCACAAACAGATTAAGTCCATgactttatctaatgaaaaacACTCTACGCCAAGTATTGGTCTTTCGGAACCTGTTTATAAAGAGCCTGACAAAGTCAGGGCAAAGGGATGTGGAAAGCGGTTAAAGGGGGGTAAAGAAATGGCCATGACGAAGAACAGACATTGTCATGGCTACGGTCTAACTGGACATGACAAAAGGAATTGTCCTACACTGAACAATGCGTGAgtattttgattgtttttgttcTCATGTGAAAGTTGATTATTTTATGTTAGTTATCTTATATAATTTTCTGAACTGCATGTACAGGACATCACATTCTCAAACTTTAGGGGAAACTCTGCCTTAGCAATCCTACAATGCAGTAAAATTATATTAGTTATCTTCAAATGGTTGCTGCTTGTGGCTATTTCTGGTGGATGGTGTTGGTCTCTCCAAGCTTAGTCGGTGTGGAGGATTTTAGGCAGGCATTTTGTTTCTTAGCTTACTACTTACAAGTTTTAGGCAAGAATTATGTTGCTATGGTTTTTTAAGTTGTGAACTTTTAATTGTTGAAGCTAAATCAATCATTCTGAGACTGTCCTGCAATTGTATAGCAGTATGAAGGGTTCAAAGAGAAGTGCAAAATCAGTCACATTATTTGGAGGAATTAGATGACTAGTATTCGTTGCAGGAGCATTTGCCATCCTTCATAATCTTCATCATAAGTTCTTGTATGTCaaactgaatatatatatattgcagatAGACAAAGAGAGATTTCTTGGTTTTGCACAGTACACCATGGTTATGTTCTTCTTGTTTATTTACTGCAACAACTGCAaatgttttccttcgatctccaattcttcatcaatcatcaacaCAGTCAGAGACTAGCTAGTTAGTGAAATGGATTAATCATCCGTTTAAAAAGGGGAATCAAGCGCATCTGGTCCGATCACAACAATCGAAAGCTCTCTCTCACTGAGCTGCAAAGCAAAACAAGGCAGTACTCAATCAACTCATTTCTGCAAATACCCAAAATTCCTCATCTCTAACAAACCCAAAATCCCTAATCAACTCAACTTTGCAAAATTGCATGTCTGTAACTCAATCTGCAGAGCAACGCAAGGGCGATGACCCACCAACACCGTAAAATTGTTGCGATTTTCGGAGACGCTTGTCGTCGTAGCAAATCGACACGGTGACTAATGTCATAGTAACATCAGAGAACTGGTTAGGAGTCTATGTAGTCTATGGAGAAGTGTCGTTCTCCCCTGCTTGTTGACCATCGCCGGCACAGAAGGAGAaagcgtatatatatatagatatatatatctatagtaGCCCCTAGCCGCTATATATAAGAAGAGAATCGGGCTTGGGCACCAGCTACCAGAACCAGCTACAAGATGGGTATGGAGATTCGATGGAGAGCGAGAAAGACGAGCTTGAGAAAGACGGTATCGCACAAGAATCGTGTCTTGGGCACAAACAAAGAGATGGGTATGGAGATTTGCAGGGGAAGCAGAGGTGGAAACGGGTTAGAAGGATGGGTTAGGTGTGAAAATGGGTAAAGAAGTCTTGAGTAATGGTGGGCGTTGGATGAATCTTGCGGCTATTAACACAATCCCGCAAATAAATTCACACACGGGATCCCTCGTGTGAGAAAACCTGGTGTGATGCTAACCAGTCTGATTCCTTGAACAATTAAAAACTTATTACTTATTGATGAGGGTACTGTTAATCTGTTGACTTATCATAACACCCAGGTTGGATTTTTGACCTTTATGCCATATGAATATGATAATATAAGCCCATATCAGTAAATCTAATCCCCCTCCCACCATCTGGTTTCCTATCAGACACAGATTTGAGATTCCTGCCTGTGGTGCActttttaagagaaaaaaagtaTACAGGAGGCTACTTTTTAAATGATGCTTGTGTTGGGTTGGGGATAAGAATTCTCTCCCCAGGAAAGTAAAGTAGCCTTGTCCATACTGCAAAACATTCTCACTTTCctcattgaaataaaaaaaaacccctccTCTTCTCCATCTCTACCTCCTGATATGGGGAAGATCTGGATCGAAGTCTCCATAATTTCTGCTCGCGGGCTCCGCCGTACTTCTTCATTTTGGAAGCTTCAATGGTATGCTGTTGGTTGGATTGATCCTAATAACAAATATTGCACAAAGATTGATGCTTCTGGAAATGCAAATCCTGTGTGGAAAACCAAGTTTGCTACATTGGTTGATGATTCTAACTCGCAGGACATGGCACTGAATGTTGAAGTTTACAGTAGAGAGCC is from Tripterygium wilfordii isolate XIE 37 chromosome 14, ASM1340144v1, whole genome shotgun sequence and encodes:
- the LOC120015009 gene encoding protein FAR1-RELATED SEQUENCE 5-like isoform X2 gives rise to the protein MTIVKKGAVFVVKQFNEIHNHILTTPRKVHMLRSHRSMSNTKKALTQQFDAANVPIHKQISIFEIQSRGIENIGCIEKDFYNARRDEVKFYAGHDAQMLFEYFQAEKDKNPEYFFAIKMDDESSKITHCFWANSICRRSYHAFGDVLVFDTTYNTNRYGLIFAPFVGVNHHGQSILLACAFLSDETTESFEWLLQQLLTVMPAGAPKMIITDQDPAMSRAIAELCPNTIHRYCMWHILSKFSEKLDPVKWKEHSQQFHKCIWDSESPDKFEVTWSKVIDQSGMSDNEWLKGLYDIRFKWIPAYVNKTFSAGMSSSQRAESCHSFFKHYVSKKNTLMDFVVRFTRALKHQRHQELCLDHKDINEQPIMKTTWPVEKKMRHHILKL
- the LOC120015009 gene encoding protein FAR1-RELATED SEQUENCE 5-like isoform X1, with amino-acid sequence MTIVKKGAVFVVKQFNEIHNHILTTPRKVHMLRSHRSMSNTKKALTQQFDAANVPIHKQISIFEIQSRGIENIGCIEKDFYNARRDEVKFYAGHDAQMLFEYFQAEKDKNPEYFFAIKMDDESSKITHCFWANSICRRSYHAFGDVLVFDTTYNTNRYGLIFAPFVGVNHHGQSILLACAFLSDETTESFEWLLQQLLTVMPAGAPKMIITDQDPAMSRAIAELCPNTIHRYCMWHILSKFSEKLDPVKWKEHSQQFHKCIWDSESPDKFEVTWSKVIDQSGMSDNEWLKGLYDIRFKWIPAYVNKTFSAGMSSSQRAESCHSFFKHYVSKKNTLMDFVVRFTRALKHQRHQELCLDHKDINEQPIMKTTWPVEKKMSELFTQSIFYKFQAELFQSMAYIVVVDQEIQDKCMYNVTRAECNDGRARKVILDKSINYRSCSCKKFKSCGILCRHIFATFNRNQLQQPLSSVYILPRWTKAAKSFSTFRHGGDGGINSCEDSLVVHHITLHKLASNIIDDALMSRETCMLAKETFESLHKQIKSMTLSNEKHSTPSIGLSEPVYKEPDKVRAKGCGKRLKGGKEMAMTKNRHCHGYGLTGHDKRNCPTLNNATSHSQTLGETLP